Proteins co-encoded in one Gemmatimonadaceae bacterium genomic window:
- the infB gene encoding translation initiation factor IF-2 has protein sequence MSKLRVVDMAGEFEINVDEVIAMLRSMDVPVLSPQSGLTDDQVSRIRARWEREKRARQAKAAAPAPAAARRRKGAAAPAAEPATPAPAVAAETTDGHEHGAPAVRRRKAADVAAQQAIHDAAAAAEAEAVSAAEAVQQQAAAAAAAQAPAPPAEPVTYSSEPDEPGQHEAAYIAPVASPTPESAPSQLRPAPVASASPSQPMPVPYASASPSGAQGGPPSRPPLRPASAGLPDRPRAAGAGLPPRGRPGQGGSFGGPRPIASATPSFGGPAVRPPGGGAPRPGGGAPGAGGPPRAGGDPRRGGGKKGKRGSVDQAAVDANISKTMSALRGPARRGRRFDDSASREELEAFRAAAAERERTTVRVNEFITVSELAQILKVPATEIVGFAFKHLGLMVTINQRLDFDQIELIAGEFGFQAVKEEEYAVEEEADKIIDAAEDLVSRPPVVTIMGHVDHGKTSLLDYIRKANVVAGEAGGITQHIGAYHVTLAGGKTITFLDTPGHEAFTAMRARGAQVTDIVVLVVAADDKVMPQTIEAISHARNAGVPLVVAINKIDAPGADAAKVRQDLLQQNVILEDFGGTVLASDISAKKGTNVDQLLDQILLQSEILDLKANPARRAQGAVVEAQLDPGKGPVATVLIQNGTVRVGDDFICGVFSGRVRALLDERGKIVKSAGPAIPVQVLGMTGVPMAGDQFVVVEDAAEAREIAQRRERLEREARSRRTTKSSVSLADFMAAANSGEKRTLKMLIKADQGGPAEALADALQQLSNAEVQVEVISRGVGAISESDILLAKAAGAIIVGFHVRPDNKARSAAEREGVDIKLYRIIYEAVSDVKSALEGMLRPEQREVIYGEAEVREVFKVPKLGAIAGCIVRSGMMNRQGKMRVIRDGVEVYEGSISSLRRFKDDVKEVKEGYECGIAIENFNDIKVGDVLECFRTEEIARTL, from the coding sequence TTGAGCAAGTTGCGCGTGGTGGATATGGCTGGCGAATTCGAGATCAACGTGGACGAGGTCATCGCCATGTTGCGCTCGATGGATGTGCCGGTCCTGAGCCCGCAGAGCGGGCTGACCGATGACCAGGTGTCGCGGATCCGGGCGCGGTGGGAGCGCGAGAAGCGCGCCCGCCAGGCCAAGGCCGCCGCACCTGCGCCGGCGGCTGCGCGTCGCCGGAAGGGCGCAGCGGCCCCCGCTGCCGAGCCTGCCACGCCAGCCCCCGCCGTTGCGGCCGAAACCACCGACGGCCACGAGCACGGCGCGCCGGCGGTACGTCGCCGCAAGGCCGCCGATGTCGCGGCCCAGCAGGCCATCCATGACGCGGCTGCCGCAGCCGAGGCCGAGGCGGTGTCCGCCGCCGAAGCGGTGCAGCAGCAGGCGGCCGCCGCTGCCGCAGCACAGGCGCCAGCCCCGCCGGCCGAACCCGTCACCTACTCGTCGGAACCCGACGAGCCCGGGCAGCACGAGGCGGCGTACATCGCCCCCGTCGCGTCACCGACCCCTGAGTCGGCGCCGTCGCAGCTGCGACCGGCACCGGTCGCCAGTGCGTCGCCGTCCCAGCCGATGCCGGTCCCGTACGCCAGTGCCTCGCCGAGCGGCGCGCAGGGCGGACCGCCCTCGCGACCGCCGCTCCGTCCAGCGTCCGCCGGCCTGCCGGATCGCCCGCGCGCCGCCGGCGCCGGACTGCCCCCGCGCGGTCGTCCGGGCCAGGGCGGCAGCTTCGGTGGACCCCGCCCGATCGCCTCGGCCACGCCGTCCTTCGGCGGGCCGGCCGTACGCCCGCCCGGCGGTGGCGCGCCGCGCCCCGGCGGCGGTGCCCCCGGTGCCGGTGGACCGCCGCGTGCCGGCGGTGACCCGCGTCGCGGTGGCGGCAAGAAGGGCAAGCGCGGCTCGGTCGACCAGGCCGCCGTCGATGCGAACATCTCGAAGACGATGAGCGCCCTGCGCGGCCCGGCACGTCGCGGCCGCCGCTTCGATGACTCCGCGTCGCGTGAGGAGCTGGAGGCGTTCCGTGCCGCCGCGGCCGAGCGTGAGCGGACCACCGTGCGCGTCAACGAGTTCATCACCGTCTCCGAGCTGGCCCAGATCCTCAAGGTGCCGGCCACCGAGATCGTCGGTTTCGCGTTCAAGCACCTCGGGTTGATGGTCACCATCAACCAGCGCCTCGACTTCGACCAGATCGAGCTGATCGCCGGCGAGTTCGGCTTCCAGGCCGTGAAGGAGGAGGAATACGCGGTCGAGGAGGAAGCCGACAAGATCATCGACGCCGCCGAGGACCTCGTCTCGCGCCCGCCGGTCGTCACCATCATGGGGCACGTCGACCACGGCAAGACGTCGCTGCTCGACTACATCCGCAAGGCCAACGTGGTCGCCGGCGAGGCGGGCGGCATCACCCAGCACATCGGCGCCTACCACGTCACGCTGGCCGGTGGCAAGACGATCACGTTCCTCGACACGCCGGGCCACGAGGCCTTCACGGCCATGCGTGCGCGCGGTGCGCAGGTCACCGACATCGTCGTGCTGGTCGTCGCGGCCGACGACAAGGTCATGCCGCAGACCATCGAGGCGATCTCGCACGCCCGGAACGCCGGCGTGCCACTCGTCGTCGCGATCAACAAGATCGACGCACCGGGCGCGGATGCGGCCAAGGTGCGCCAGGACCTGCTGCAGCAGAACGTCATCCTCGAGGACTTCGGCGGCACCGTCCTGGCCAGCGACATCTCGGCCAAGAAGGGCACCAACGTCGACCAGCTCCTCGACCAGATCCTGCTGCAGTCGGAGATCCTCGACCTCAAGGCCAACCCGGCGCGCCGTGCGCAGGGTGCCGTGGTCGAGGCCCAGCTCGACCCGGGCAAGGGGCCGGTCGCCACGGTCCTGATCCAGAATGGGACCGTGCGCGTCGGCGACGACTTCATCTGCGGCGTCTTCTCGGGGCGCGTCCGTGCGCTGCTCGACGAGCGTGGCAAGATCGTGAAGTCCGCCGGCCCGGCGATCCCGGTGCAGGTGCTCGGCATGACCGGCGTCCCGATGGCCGGCGACCAGTTCGTCGTGGTCGAGGATGCCGCCGAGGCGCGCGAGATCGCGCAGCGGCGCGAGCGCCTGGAGCGCGAGGCCCGCAGCCGTCGCACCACCAAGTCGTCGGTGTCGCTGGCGGACTTCATGGCGGCCGCGAACTCGGGCGAGAAGCGCACGCTCAAGATGCTGATCAAGGCCGACCAGGGCGGCCCGGCGGAGGCACTCGCCGACGCCCTCCAGCAGCTGTCGAATGCCGAGGTCCAGGTCGAGGTCATCTCGCGCGGCGTCGGTGCCATCTCCGAGAGCGACATCCTGCTCGCGAAGGCGGCCGGTGCCATCATCGTCGGCTTCCACGTGCGCCCGGACAACAAGGCGCGTTCGGCGGCCGAGCGCGAGGGCGTGGACATCAAGCTGTACCGGATCATCTACGAGGCCGTCTCCGACGTGAAGTCCGCGCTCGAGGGCATGCTCCGGCCGGAACAGCGCGAGGTCATCTACGGCGAGGCCGAGGTGCGCGAGGTCTTCAAGGTGCCGAAGCTCGGCGCCATCGCCGGCTGCATCGTCCGCAGCGGCATGATGAACCGGCAGGGCAAGATGCGCGTGATCCGGGACGGGGTCGAGGTGTACGAAGGCAGCATCTCGTCGCTCCGGCGCTTCAAGGACGACGTGAAGGAAGTGAAGGAGGGGTACGAGTGCGGCATCGCGATCGAGAACTTCAACGACATCAAGGTCGGCGACGTGCTCGAGTGCTTCCGCACCGAGGAAATCGCGCGCACGCTCTGA
- a CDS encoding ribosomal L7Ae/L30e/S12e/Gadd45 family protein, whose product MVVGVEQVRVAVRKGTVRLAVVAQDASRHSKEKVVPLLRAKGVDIIEVLSADELGAAFGREQTAAVGITDAGLARGVRAIGLDTGRSE is encoded by the coding sequence GTGGTGGTCGGGGTCGAGCAGGTGCGTGTGGCGGTGAGGAAGGGCACGGTCCGACTGGCGGTCGTGGCGCAGGATGCGTCCCGGCACAGCAAGGAGAAGGTCGTGCCGCTGTTGCGGGCGAAGGGCGTCGACATCATCGAGGTGCTGTCGGCGGACGAGTTGGGCGCCGCGTTCGGGCGCGAGCAGACTGCAGCGGTCGGCATCACCGACGCAGGGTTGGCGCGGGGCGTTCGAGCCATCGGGCTCGACACCGGGCGCTCGGAGTGA
- the nusA gene encoding transcription termination factor NusA produces MDILNAIKELTNSKQMDREELRALLQDGILAALGRKYGPTVDAEVEIDETKGEIRIVRLRTVSAEVTDPVREVTLEEARFLDESFEVGDVMETPIEFAEFGRTAVQAAKQRILQRVREGERTKIKDEFSGRVGDLFSGEVQQIERGKLVLMLNRHREAEAIIPYREQNHREHYHQGETIRAVLKKVEDTPKGPRLVFSRSDPLFVQALFKLEVPEIQQSVVEIRAAAREVGSRTKIAVFSRDDAIDPVGACVGLKGARVQAVVNELGGERIDIVPWSADPERFAKLALAPAKVARVFSDPATKTIQAVVDEDQLSLAIGRNGQNVRLASELTGWKIDLYSSREWVERTEGGPGFAPLPEEPVADVPLSALEGLSMATVAVLEAGGYRTLNDIIDLERTDFLKLPGIAPAEADRIMGILDELTTDDATEEGGAAEGAEA; encoded by the coding sequence ATGGATATTCTGAACGCAATCAAGGAACTCACCAACTCCAAGCAGATGGATCGCGAGGAGCTGCGTGCGCTGTTGCAGGATGGCATTCTCGCCGCGCTCGGCCGCAAGTACGGCCCGACCGTGGATGCGGAGGTCGAGATCGACGAGACGAAGGGCGAGATCCGCATCGTGCGCCTGCGCACGGTGTCGGCCGAGGTCACCGATCCGGTCCGCGAAGTCACGCTCGAGGAAGCCCGCTTCCTCGACGAGAGCTTCGAGGTCGGCGACGTGATGGAGACGCCCATCGAGTTCGCCGAGTTCGGCCGCACCGCGGTGCAGGCGGCGAAGCAGCGCATCCTGCAGCGCGTGCGTGAGGGCGAGCGCACCAAGATCAAGGACGAGTTCTCGGGTCGCGTCGGCGACCTCTTCTCGGGGGAGGTGCAGCAGATCGAGCGCGGCAAGCTCGTGCTCATGCTGAACCGCCACCGTGAGGCGGAGGCGATCATCCCGTACCGCGAGCAGAATCATCGCGAGCATTACCATCAGGGCGAGACGATCCGCGCCGTGCTGAAGAAGGTCGAGGACACGCCGAAGGGCCCGCGCCTCGTGTTCAGCCGGTCTGATCCCCTGTTCGTGCAGGCCCTGTTCAAGCTCGAGGTGCCGGAGATCCAGCAGTCGGTGGTCGAGATCCGCGCCGCGGCGCGTGAAGTCGGCAGCCGCACGAAGATCGCCGTGTTCTCGCGCGACGACGCGATCGACCCGGTCGGCGCCTGCGTGGGCCTGAAGGGCGCACGCGTCCAGGCCGTGGTGAACGAGCTGGGCGGCGAGCGCATCGACATCGTGCCCTGGTCCGCCGACCCGGAGCGCTTTGCCAAGCTGGCGCTCGCGCCGGCGAAGGTGGCACGCGTGTTCAGCGACCCGGCGACCAAGACCATCCAGGCCGTGGTGGACGAGGACCAGCTCTCGCTGGCGATCGGGCGGAATGGCCAGAACGTGCGCCTGGCGTCCGAGCTCACGGGGTGGAAGATCGACCTGTACTCGAGCCGGGAGTGGGTCGAGCGCACCGAGGGCGGGCCCGGCTTCGCGCCGCTCCCCGAGGAGCCGGTGGCCGACGTGCCGCTGTCGGCCCTCGAGGGGCTGTCGATGGCCACCGTCGCCGTGCTTGAGGCGGGCGGGTATCGCACGCTCAACGATATTATTGATCTCGAGCGCACCGACTTCCTGAAGCTCCCGGGGATCGCGCCCGCCGAGGCGGACCGGATCATGGGCATCCTCGACGAGCTCACCACCGATGACGCCACCGAGGAGGGTGGCGCAGCGGAAGGGGCTGAGGCCTGA
- a CDS encoding ribosome maturation factor RimP — protein sequence MAAPIAAAVQQVVESAVTQAGFELFSLTGGGTRNRPLLEVRIDRPDGAKVTIDDCAAVSRAIEAVLDGSGLVAETYRLEVSSPGMDRPLRHAADWRRFAGRRVAVTSGALTGSRVEGLLVGIDEGAGVETGIVKDDQGTEHRVALADVKSARLVVTWNR from the coding sequence GTGGCGGCACCCATCGCAGCAGCTGTGCAGCAGGTCGTCGAGTCGGCAGTGACGCAGGCGGGCTTCGAGCTCTTCTCGCTCACTGGCGGCGGCACCCGTAACCGGCCGTTGCTCGAGGTGCGCATCGACCGCCCTGACGGCGCCAAGGTCACCATCGACGATTGCGCCGCTGTCTCCCGCGCGATCGAGGCCGTGCTCGATGGGAGCGGACTGGTCGCTGAGACGTACAGGTTGGAAGTGTCGTCACCGGGCATGGATCGCCCGCTGCGGCATGCTGCCGACTGGCGGCGCTTCGCGGGGCGGCGGGTCGCCGTCACGAGTGGCGCCCTCACGGGCAGCCGGGTCGAGGGCCTGCTGGTCGGGATCGACGAGGGGGCCGGCGTCGAGACGGGGATCGTGAAGGATGACCAGGGAACGGAACATCGGGTGGCACTCGCCGACGTGAAAAGCGCGCGGCTGGTTGTCACCTGGAATCGATAG
- a CDS encoding polyphenol oxidase family protein — MTLPERLVIPDFEEWGMTAFTTARAAGSYGTHAEEPVSAVLGRWHALVGAVAALGAPQFATAAQVHGDRIVAHGSGWEGWLRAPAADGHAWLHRGVAAAVTVADCVPVFIGHPSGAGALLHSGWRGTVAGITEQAIAWFAGQGLAPGALRVHLGPSICGACYEVSPDVYAQLTGSTVQLPTRVDLRALIADRCRRLGVREVATSAWCTRCAPAALFSHRGGDPGRQLGVLITPATRK, encoded by the coding sequence GTGACCCTCCCCGAACGCCTCGTCATCCCCGACTTCGAGGAGTGGGGGATGACGGCGTTCACCACCGCGCGCGCCGCCGGAAGCTACGGCACTCACGCCGAGGAGCCGGTCTCGGCGGTGCTGGGACGCTGGCACGCCCTCGTCGGCGCAGTCGCCGCGCTCGGGGCCCCGCAGTTCGCGACCGCGGCCCAGGTGCATGGGGACCGGATCGTCGCGCACGGGAGCGGCTGGGAGGGCTGGCTGCGCGCACCGGCGGCGGACGGGCATGCCTGGCTCCATCGCGGCGTGGCGGCGGCCGTGACGGTGGCCGACTGCGTGCCGGTCTTCATCGGGCACCCGAGCGGGGCGGGGGCGCTGCTCCATTCCGGGTGGCGGGGGACGGTGGCCGGCATCACCGAGCAGGCCATTGCCTGGTTCGCGGGCCAGGGCCTCGCGCCCGGCGCGCTGCGGGTGCACCTCGGTCCGTCCATCTGCGGCGCGTGTTACGAAGTCAGCCCGGACGTCTACGCCCAGTTGACGGGCTCGACCGTTCAGCTGCCGACGCGGGTTGATCTCCGGGCGCTGATCGCGGACCGCTGCCGACGCCTCGGGGTCAGGGAGGTGGCGACCAGTGCCTGGTGCACCCGTTGCGCTCCAGCGGCGCTGTTCTCGCACCGCGGCGGCGACCCGGGTCGCCAGCTCGGGGTGCTGATCACCCCCGCCACACGCAAGTGA
- the murA gene encoding UDP-N-acetylglucosamine 1-carboxyvinyltransferase has product MAGLRYVVEGGHQLSGTITPAGNKNAALPIVAAALLTEDEVILENVPHIRDIETLVLLLRSVGAEAEWTGPNTLKIRARDIHPATLDPVLCEKIRASILLAGPLLARCGSVTLPPPGGDVIGRRRLDTHFFAFEQLGATFTAGEQFELRARELRGRDIFLDEPSVTGTENAMCAAALAKGTTIFRNAASEPHVQDLAHFLVGMGAQIEGIGTNTLTVHGVERLHGCTHRIGPDHIEVGSFIGLAAVTRSELRIADAGVEHLRSILLGFERLGISCRIDGRDLIVPAEQSRRIRDDLGGHVPKLEDQPWPAFPADVMSIAIVTATQCDGMILMHEKMFESRMFFVDKLISMGARIVLCDPHRALVSGPSPLRAGNVESPDIRAGMAMLLAALCATGTSTIMNVGQIERGYERIDERLNALGARITRIEE; this is encoded by the coding sequence ATGGCAGGATTGCGGTATGTCGTGGAAGGCGGACATCAACTGTCGGGAACCATCACCCCCGCCGGCAACAAGAACGCGGCATTGCCGATCGTCGCCGCGGCGCTGTTGACCGAGGACGAGGTGATCCTCGAGAACGTGCCGCACATCCGCGACATCGAGACGCTCGTGCTCCTGCTGCGCTCGGTCGGTGCCGAGGCGGAGTGGACAGGCCCCAACACGCTGAAGATCCGCGCCCGGGACATCCATCCGGCCACCCTCGACCCGGTGCTCTGCGAGAAGATCCGCGCGTCGATCCTGCTCGCCGGTCCGCTGCTCGCGCGCTGCGGCAGTGTCACGCTCCCGCCGCCGGGTGGCGACGTCATCGGCCGGCGCCGGCTCGACACCCACTTCTTCGCGTTCGAACAGCTCGGCGCGACCTTCACGGCCGGCGAGCAGTTCGAGCTGCGTGCACGCGAGCTGCGCGGCCGCGACATCTTCCTCGACGAGCCCAGCGTCACCGGCACCGAGAACGCGATGTGCGCCGCCGCACTCGCGAAGGGCACCACGATCTTCCGCAACGCCGCCAGCGAGCCGCACGTGCAGGACCTGGCCCACTTCCTGGTGGGGATGGGCGCGCAGATCGAGGGCATCGGCACCAACACGCTCACGGTGCACGGCGTGGAGCGCCTGCACGGCTGCACCCATCGCATCGGACCCGATCACATCGAGGTCGGCAGCTTCATCGGGCTCGCCGCCGTGACCCGCTCCGAGCTGCGCATCGCGGACGCCGGCGTGGAACACCTGCGCTCGATCCTGCTCGGCTTCGAGCGGCTCGGGATCAGCTGCCGGATCGACGGGCGCGACCTCATCGTGCCGGCCGAGCAGTCCCGCCGCATCCGCGACGACCTCGGCGGACACGTCCCGAAGCTCGAGGACCAGCCGTGGCCGGCATTCCCGGCCGACGTGATGTCGATCGCGATCGTCACGGCGACGCAGTGTGACGGCATGATCCTCATGCACGAGAAGATGTTCGAGTCGCGCATGTTCTTCGTCGACAAGCTGATCTCGATGGGCGCGCGCATCGTGCTCTGCGACCCGCACCGGGCCCTCGTCTCGGGGCCGTCGCCGCTGCGCGCCGGCAACGTGGAAAGTCCCGACATCCGGGCCGGCATGGCCATGCTGCTGGCCGCGCTCTGCGCCACGGGCACGAGCACGATCATGAACGTGGGCCAGATCGAGCGCGGCTACGAGCGCATCGACGAGCGCCTGAACGCCCTTGGCGCGCGGATCACGCGCATCGAGGAGTGA
- a CDS encoding zinc dependent phospholipase C family protein, with protein sequence MTWRTARRHVVRGGGLLALTLLWLALTPTDLLAWTPGTHIHLGEAVLRSLALLPAGTAALLRTFPQDFLYGSIAADTSMAKKYAPAGRHCHSWAVGFEIYERAGDEALRAFALGYLSHLAADVVAHNFFVPRQLTVTSSTSALGHSYWESRFETHLGDAAARRARDVILLDHSRADAHLDDILSPTIFSTSTNRRLFRGMVHVTDSESWQRIYRIMAENSRWGLTRPEVEVHLVRSFDYVMDLLDRLDRSESYQFDPSGDEALRLAKRLRRVSMRRGGDPFVREEAERHFGLPASALRHATQLELPLYPAARDDSN encoded by the coding sequence GTGACCTGGCGCACTGCCCGACGGCACGTCGTGCGGGGAGGCGGGCTCCTGGCACTCACCCTGCTCTGGCTCGCGCTCACGCCGACCGACCTGCTCGCCTGGACACCTGGCACGCACATCCACCTCGGCGAGGCCGTGCTGCGGTCGCTCGCCCTGCTGCCGGCCGGCACCGCAGCGCTGCTGCGCACCTTCCCGCAGGACTTCCTCTACGGCAGCATCGCCGCCGACACGTCGATGGCGAAGAAGTACGCGCCGGCCGGACGGCACTGCCACTCGTGGGCCGTCGGGTTCGAGATCTATGAACGTGCCGGTGACGAGGCGCTGCGTGCCTTCGCGCTTGGCTACCTCTCGCACCTGGCCGCCGACGTGGTGGCGCACAACTTCTTCGTGCCGCGGCAGCTGACCGTCACCAGCAGCACGTCGGCGCTGGGGCACAGCTACTGGGAGAGCCGGTTCGAGACGCACCTCGGCGACGCCGCGGCGCGCCGCGCACGCGACGTGATCCTGCTCGACCACTCCCGCGCGGATGCCCACCTCGATGACATCCTGAGCCCGACGATCTTCAGCACCAGCACCAACCGCCGGCTGTTCCGCGGCATGGTGCACGTGACGGACAGCGAGAGCTGGCAGCGCATCTACCGCATCATGGCGGAGAACAGCCGCTGGGGGCTGACGCGCCCCGAGGTCGAGGTCCACCTGGTCCGGTCATTCGACTACGTGATGGACCTGCTCGACCGGCTCGATCGCTCGGAGTCGTACCAGTTCGACCCCAGCGGTGATGAGGCCTTGCGGCTGGCCAAGCGCCTGCGTCGGGTGTCGATGCGGCGCGGCGGTGACCCGTTCGTGCGTGAAGAGGCCGAGCGTCACTTCGGCCTCCCGGCCAGTGCCCTGCGCCACGCGACGCAGCTCGAGCTCCCGCTCTACCCCGCGGCGCGCGACGACAGCAACTGA
- the gatB gene encoding Asp-tRNA(Asn)/Glu-tRNA(Gln) amidotransferase subunit GatB — protein MTAGFEMVVGLEVHVQLKTASKAFCGCSTNFGAPPNANTCPVCLALPGALPVLNARAVELALRVGLGLGFTINDRSIFARKNYFYPDLPKGYQISQHDRPIAEHGHLDIGLVVDGAPRVIGVTRAHMEEDAGKSIHDRYDRATAVDLNRSGTPLVEIVSEPDMRSPEEAGAYLRTLKQILLYLDVSDCNMEEGSLRVDANVSARPFGQVTLGTKCEVKNMNSFSGVERALAAEFRRQCGVLAAGGTVQQQTLLWDGANQEIRPARSKEGSSDYRYFPEPDLPPLVITAAELERVRASLPELPAARRARYAAMKLSDYDVQELTADPATGPYFESVLAVHPDAKAVANWVNGEVRATLNDTATAWDAVPVTPARLGALLDLVRDGVVGSSAAKKIYGMLLSSGDSPRAIAEREGLVQVRDDNALAGWVDEVLAEHPAEAARFAAGEKKLQGLLVGLVMKKSQGRADPKLVNQLLSSRAAG, from the coding sequence GTGACCGCCGGCTTCGAGATGGTCGTCGGCCTCGAGGTCCACGTGCAGCTCAAGACCGCCAGCAAGGCGTTCTGCGGCTGCTCGACGAACTTCGGCGCACCCCCGAATGCGAACACCTGCCCGGTGTGCCTGGCCCTGCCCGGGGCCCTCCCGGTGCTCAACGCCCGCGCCGTGGAGCTCGCGCTCCGCGTGGGCCTCGGCCTCGGCTTCACGATCAACGACCGATCCATCTTCGCACGGAAGAACTACTTCTATCCCGACCTACCGAAGGGCTACCAGATCTCCCAGCACGACCGGCCCATCGCTGAGCACGGCCACCTCGACATCGGACTCGTGGTGGATGGCGCGCCGCGCGTGATCGGCGTCACGCGGGCCCACATGGAGGAGGATGCGGGAAAGTCCATCCACGATCGCTACGATCGCGCCACCGCCGTGGACCTCAACCGGAGCGGCACGCCGCTGGTCGAGATCGTGAGTGAGCCCGACATGCGCTCACCGGAGGAGGCGGGTGCCTACCTGCGCACGCTGAAGCAGATCCTGCTCTACCTCGATGTCAGCGACTGCAACATGGAGGAGGGCAGCCTCCGCGTGGATGCCAACGTCAGCGCGCGCCCGTTCGGCCAGGTGACGCTCGGCACGAAGTGCGAGGTGAAGAACATGAACTCGTTCTCCGGCGTCGAGCGCGCGCTGGCCGCCGAGTTCCGCCGGCAGTGCGGCGTGCTGGCCGCGGGCGGCACGGTGCAACAGCAGACGTTGCTCTGGGATGGCGCCAACCAGGAGATCCGGCCTGCGCGCAGCAAGGAGGGGTCCAGCGACTATCGCTACTTCCCGGAACCCGACCTCCCGCCGCTCGTGATCACGGCCGCGGAACTGGAGCGCGTGCGCGCGTCGCTGCCGGAGCTGCCCGCGGCACGGCGTGCACGGTACGCCGCGATGAAGCTCTCGGACTATGACGTGCAGGAGCTCACCGCCGATCCCGCCACGGGACCGTACTTCGAGTCGGTGCTCGCGGTGCACCCCGATGCGAAGGCGGTCGCCAACTGGGTGAACGGGGAGGTGCGCGCGACGCTGAACGACACCGCGACGGCGTGGGATGCCGTGCCGGTCACGCCGGCCCGGCTCGGCGCACTCCTCGACCTGGTGCGGGACGGGGTGGTCGGCAGCAGCGCCGCCAAGAAGATCTACGGGATGCTGCTGTCGTCGGGTGACTCGCCGCGCGCCATCGCCGAGCGCGAAGGGCTGGTTCAGGTGCGGGATGACAACGCGCTGGCCGGCTGGGTGGACGAGGTGCTGGCGGAGCACCCCGCCGAGGCCGCGCGGTTCGCGGCGGGCGAGAAGAAGCTGCAGGGGTTGCTGGTCGGCCTGGTGATGAAGAAGTCGCAGGGCCGGGCCGACCCGAAGCTGGTGAATCAGTTGCTGTCGTCGCGCGCCGCGGGGTAG
- the gatA gene encoding Asp-tRNA(Asn)/Glu-tRNA(Gln) amidotransferase subunit GatA: MSAPDDAPDAVTALARANAGARLNAFVSLATAADVAAAAAAAPAGALQGVPVVVKDNIATTTLTTSCGSRILEGWVSPYEATAVSKLRAAGAVIIGKSNMDEFAMGSSTENSAYGPTLNPLDHARVPGGSSGGSAAAVAAGICRISYGSETGGSVRQPAAFCGIVGVKPTYGRVSRFGLVAFASSLDHIGVFGRTVDDAALGLAVIAGHDRQDATSVETPVDDYRAEAARPLAGLVVGVPTEYFPVTLDERIRARCHRAIGILRELGAEVRPVSLPHTDLAIPVYYILAPAEASSNLARFDGVRYGPRAAAEDLRGMYERTRSGGFGPEVTRRIILGTYVLSQGHYDAYYRKAMLVREKIAQDFAAVFASGVHVLFTPTAPSPAFEFGTKSDPLEMYLSDIFTATANLAGVPAMSQPIGLVDGMPVGGQLLAAHFREADMFRAAYALEKALGSEALS, translated from the coding sequence GTGAGCGCGCCGGACGACGCACCGGATGCCGTCACCGCACTGGCCCGCGCGAACGCCGGCGCCAGGCTGAACGCCTTCGTCTCGCTCGCCACGGCGGCGGACGTGGCCGCGGCGGCCGCCGCCGCACCGGCCGGCGCCCTGCAGGGCGTGCCGGTGGTGGTCAAGGACAACATCGCGACCACCACCCTCACCACCAGCTGCGGATCGCGGATCCTCGAGGGGTGGGTGAGTCCGTACGAAGCCACTGCGGTGTCGAAGCTGCGGGCCGCCGGCGCGGTGATCATCGGCAAGTCGAACATGGACGAATTCGCGATGGGATCCTCCACCGAGAACTCGGCCTATGGCCCGACCCTCAATCCGCTCGATCACGCCCGCGTGCCCGGCGGCTCCAGCGGCGGATCGGCCGCGGCCGTGGCGGCGGGGATCTGCCGCATCTCGTACGGCTCGGAAACCGGCGGCTCCGTGCGCCAGCCTGCGGCGTTCTGCGGCATCGTCGGCGTGAAGCCGACGTACGGACGCGTCAGCCGCTTCGGCCTCGTGGCATTCGCCTCGTCACTCGACCACATCGGCGTCTTCGGGCGCACGGTCGACGACGCGGCCCTCGGGCTGGCCGTCATCGCCGGCCATGATCGCCAGGACGCCACGTCGGTCGAGACGCCCGTCGATGACTACCGGGCGGAGGCGGCACGGCCGCTGGCCGGTCTCGTCGTGGGTGTGCCGACCGAGTACTTCCCGGTCACACTCGACGAGCGGATCCGCGCACGCTGCCACCGCGCGATCGGCATCCTCCGCGAGCTCGGCGCCGAGGTGCGCCCGGTCTCGCTGCCGCACACTGACCTCGCGATCCCGGTGTACTACATCCTCGCCCCGGCCGAGGCCTCGTCCAACCTCGCCCGGTTCGATGGCGTGCGCTACGGACCACGCGCGGCGGCGGAGGACCTGCGCGGCATGTACGAGCGCACGCGCTCGGGCGGTTTCGGCCCGGAAGTCACGCGCCGGATCATCCTCGGCACCTACGTGCTCTCGCAGGGGCACTACGATGCCTACTACCGCAAGGCCATGCTCGTGCGGGAGAAGATCGCCCAGGACTTCGCAGCGGTCTTCGCCAGCGGGGTACACGTGCTGTTCACGCCGACGGCGCCGTCACCGGCCTTCGAGTTCGGCACCAAGAGCGACCCGCTCGAGATGTACCTGAGCGACATCTTCACCGCGACCGCGAACCTCGCGGGCGTGCCGGCCATGTCGCAGCCGATCGGCCTGGTGGACGGCATGCCGGTGGGGGGCCAGCTGCTCGCCGCACACTTCCGCGAGGCCGACATGTTCCGTGCGGCCTATGCGCTCGAGAAGGCCCTGGGATCGGAGGCATTGTCATGA